In Octopus bimaculoides isolate UCB-OBI-ISO-001 chromosome 14, ASM119413v2, whole genome shotgun sequence, the following are encoded in one genomic region:
- the LOC106867370 gene encoding putative protocadherin beta-18 — protein MKNKEMTRTSLLVCILYQVLSLIVSIDIIYHVNEEGAPQTYIGDIAIDSNLSHPLTHRQDTLITFTQLRRKVASGSQLFNVTNSGKLYTTQTLDTESLCTYNKECFKIVKVAVRKAETFITVLRIKVIIEDINDHQPEFPEDLIKIEFGETDAKGSTKSIPNAVDKDIGLLNSKITYTLKDKSKKFSLSISNEFDGMNILEIILEEKLDRELKDTYMLQLLAKDSGSPPKQGILNIEISVTDVNDNRPMFSQQTYNISISDTHHITSPVFVLSATDLDSGQNGDITYNFHQKTRPYIKTNFKLKPNGEILLNENFYRNKQQIYKLYIEAKDKGRPSLSSTATLIINVISNQNNAPIIDIDFVSPLTESSTAISEASKIGSFIAYVMVTDTDSGPNGQIKCNIHHKMFQLSHMSSKEYKILVKEPLDREIKDHYGVSIECHDLGSPPLKTKKQFSVKVTDVNDVEPHFTKETFQFLTYENQKVDFPIGFINATDPDLGDGGQLTYSIINDNNNHNIPFQLTKYGFISTSQSIDREVKDIYNLQVLVKDNGIPSLNNTANILIEILDKNDNAPYFIFPKNDPYNLDVHYHPHSKKDITILKASDKDTGNNAFLTYGILRSNDKNLFTVNSHTGVLSFSRTVYQNDAGTYELQFIVKDGGTPVQSATTAIILTLFVSNDTSPMLTAVHSKSGNNLNMTWIIIIVAAAVILSVAIVVSITLCVFRCINHINNSSTTTDNPKFLSRTEMRQILYQTNNPVAITRNAEDIFNRNLQSINPKCSYYSDMKQSANEWKFSTTPRKLPPVPMHCNEDETMSSSEQKCYNSSIMTSNNLNDTLSSHKERKCGWSDGDITHQTSGASEYGNYRPNILPTPKTVQEQETYLEPV, from the exons atgaaaaacaaagaaatgacaaGGACAAGTTTgctggtatgtattttataccAAGTACTGTCTCTCATTGTCTCAATAGACATCATTTACCATGTCAATGAAGAAGGCGCTCCTCAAACCTATATAGGAGACATTGCTATTGACTCAAACTTATCACACCCTCTTACACATCGTCAGGATACTCTCATTACATTTACACAACTACGAAGGAAAGTGGCTAGTGGTTCTCAATTATTCAATGTCACCAACTCTGGGAAACTATACACTACACAAACATTGGATACTGAGTCTTTGTGTACATACAacaaagaatgttttaaaattgttaaaGTTGCAGTGAGGAAAGCAGAAACATTTATTACGGTTTTAAGGATAAAAGTCATCATAGAAGACATTAATGATCATCAACCAGAGTTCCCAGAGGATCTAATTAAAATAGAATTTGGTGAAACTGATGCAAAAGGATCGACAAAATCAATACCAAATGCTGTGGATAAAGACATTGGTCTTCTTAATTCTAAgatcacatatacactcaaagaCAAAAGTAAGAAATTCTCATTATCTATATCTAATGAATTTGATGGAATGAATATATTGGAAATtatacttgaagaaaaattaGACAGAGAATTAAAAGACACATACATGTTACAGTTGCTTGCAAAAGATAGTGGCTCCCCACCAAAACAAGGTATTCTGAACATAGAAATCTCTGTTACAGATGTCAATGATAACAGACCTATGTTTTCTCAACAAACATACAATATTTCTATCAGTGATACACATCATATCACCtctcctgtttttgttttatcagcAACAGATTTAGATTCTGGTCAAAATGGTGACATCACTTATAACTTTCACCAAAAAACAAGGCCTtacattaaaacaaatttcaaactGAAACCAAATGGAGAGATCCTTCTAAATGAGAATTTTTACAGAAATAAgcagcaaatatataaattatatattgaagCAAAAGATAAAGGAAGACCATCTTTAAGTTCTACTGCCACACTAATTATCAATGTAATAAGCAATCAAAATAATGCTCCaattatagatatagattttGTATCCCCTTTAACAGAGAGTTCTACAGCTATTTCAGAAGCAAGTAAAATTGGGAGTTTTATAGCTTATGTTATGGTCACTGACACTGATAGTGGACCTAATGGACAAATTAAATGCAATATTCATCATAAAATGTTCCAGCTTTCTCATATGAGttctaaagaatataaaatattggtCAAAGAACCTCTTGACAGAGAAATTAAAGACCACTATGGCGTTTCTATTGAATGTCATGACTTGGGATCACCTCCATTAAAGACTAAGAAACAGTTCTCTGTCAAAGTAACTGATGTCAACGATGTAGAACCACATTTTACCAAAGAGACATTCCAATTCCTCACCTATGAAAACCAGAAAGTTGACTTCCCTATTGGCTTCATCAATGCTACAGACCCTGATCTTGGAGATGGAGGTCAACTTACATATTCTATcatcaatgataacaacaatcaTAACATTCCTTTCCAACTGACAAAATATGGATTTATTTCTACATCACAATCAATAGATCGAGAAGTGAAGGACATCTATAATTTACAGGTTTTAGTCAAAGACAATGGAATACCTTCTCTGAATAATACTGCCAATATTCTTATAGAGATTctagataaaaatgataatgctcCATATTTTATCTTTCCTAAAAATGACCCTTACAATCTAGATGTCCACTACCATCCACACAGTAAGAAGGACATCACAATTCTGAAAGCATCTGACAAAGACACTGGAAACAATGCTTTCCTCACATATGGAATACTGAGATCCAATGATAAAAACCTGTTTACAGTGAACTCACACACTGGTGTGTTATCTTTCTCTCGCACAGTTTACCAAAATGATGCAGGAACATATGAGCTGCAGTTTATAGTGAAAGACGGTGGTACTCCAGTTCAATCAGCAACAACTGCTATCATACTAACACTGTTTGTTAGTAATGATACATCTCCAATGTTGACTGCTGTCCACTCAAAGTCTGGTAACAACCTTAATATGACTTGGATAATTATCATTGTAGCAGCAGCTGTAATACTGTCTGTGGCTATTGTAGTGTCAATAACACTATGTGTTTTCAGATGTATCAATCACATTAATAATTCATCTACAACAACTGATAATCCAAAATTTCTTTCAAGGACTGAAATGAGGCAAATATTGTATCAGACTAATAATCCTGTTGCAATAACTAGAAATGCAGAAGACATATTTAACAGAAATCTTCAATCAATAAACCCAAAATGCTCTTATTACTCAGACATGAAGCAGTCAGCTAATGAATGGAAATTCTCAACTACCCCCAGAAAATTACCACCAGTCCCAATG cattgtaATGAGGATGAGACAATGAGTTCATCTGAACAAAAATGTTATAACAGCAGTATTATGACATCAAATAACCTGAATGATACATTATCTTCTCATAAAGAACGGAAATGTGGTTGGAGTGATGGAGACATTACACATCAAACATCTGGAGCATCag AATATGGCAACTACCGACCAAATATACTCCCGACCCCAAAGACTGTACAAGAGCAAGAAACGTATCTGGAGCCAGTATAA
- the LOC128249404 gene encoding uncharacterized protein LOC128249404: MLTAIHSKSGNNLNLTWIIIIVAAAVILSVAIVVSITLCVFKCINHINNSQTTKSNPKFLSRTEMRQILYQTNNPVAITQNAEEIFNRNLQSINPKSPYYPEMEQSANEWKFSTTPRRLPSIPQNYNKDMVEDQAEQKCYNDSIITANNLNDTLPSHKEQNHGWSDGDITHQVSGISEYSNYHPNIPPTPKCKQEQETYLEPV; this comes from the exons ATGTTGACTGCTATCCACTCAAAGTCTGGTAACAACCTGAATTTGACTTGGATAATTATCATTGTAGCAGCAGCTGTAATACTATCTGTGGCTATTGTAGTGTCAATAACACTATGTGTATTCAAATGTATTAATCACATTAATAattcacaaacaacaaaaagtaaTCCAAAATTTCTGTCAAGGACTGAAATGAGACAAATATTGTATCAGACTAATAATCCTGTAGCAATAACTCAGAATGCAGAAGAGATATTTAACAGAAATCTTCAGTCCATAAACCCCAAAAGCCCATATTATCCAGAGATGGAACAATCAGCCAATGAATGGAAATTCTCAACAACACCCAGAAGATTACCATCAATTCCTCAG aattATAATAAAGATATGGTAGAGGACCAAGCTGAACAAAAATGTTATAATGATAGTATTATCACAGCAAACAACTTGAATGACACTCTCCCCTCACATAAGGAACAGAACCATGGGTGGAGTGATGGCGACATTACACATCAAGTATCTGGTATATCag aatacaGCAACTATCACCCAAATATACCTCCAACACCAAAAtgtaaacaagaacaagaaaccTATTTAGAGCCTGTATGA